The Arachis hypogaea cultivar Tifrunner chromosome 19, arahy.Tifrunner.gnm2.J5K5, whole genome shotgun sequence genome has a window encoding:
- the LOC112775991 gene encoding protein CANDIDATE G-PROTEIN COUPLED RECEPTOR 2 yields MPQSVLSASAANSSSSSSSEIPVLSGRFHDWVFECHGFWHNAVLIIASFLFVLYLALQSRNSFRKLSHGRSHIIISYYFSLWLVSLLNLAWSTFQVWECSPGKELAWNLLSLFTTSGMLFLEVSLLAFLFEGNNATGLEPLTRTFGISGIVVGFDILLKAIYLFAFGIPLFIDTNDSNHHTKWNLWVIHKLVLTVIYGFILFMYHSKWRERLPARPAFYKYVTILFIMNALALFACGLSGNGTAFGFWLYHVTVVCYHAFYLPLLYITFLADFFQEEDLHLENVYYSEMKDAGFFETDWE; encoded by the exons ATGCCGCAGTCGGTACTGTCAGCATCTGCagcaaattcttcttcttcgtcatcTTCTGAAATTCCAGTACTTTCTGGAAGGTTCCACGATTGGGTTTTCGAGTGCCACGGGTTCTGGCACAACGCGGTGCTGATAATCGCGTCGTTCTTGTTCGTTCTGTACTTGGCACTTCAATCTAGAAACAGCTTCCGGAAGCTCTCACATGGCCGCTCTCACATCATCATCTCCTATTACTTCTCCCTTTGGCTCGTTAGCTTGCTCAACCTTGCTTGGTCAACTTTTCAG GTATGGGAGTGTTCTCCTGGAAAAGAGCTGGCATGGAACTTGTTATCCTTGTTCACTACTTCAGGAATGCTGTTTCTTGAAGTGAGCCTGCTTGCCTTCTTATTTGAAGGGAATAATGCCACTGGCTTAGAACCATTGACAAGGACTTTTGGTATCTCGGGAATTGTTGTTGGATTTGATATATTGTTGAAG GCTATATATCTGTTTGCATTTGGGATCCCTTTGTTCATTGACACCAACGACAGTAATCACCACACGAAGTGGAACTTGTGGGTCATCCATAAGCTGGTGCTAACTGTTATTTATGGCTTCATATTGTTCATGTATCACTCCAAGTGGAGAGAGAGGTTACCTG CAAGACCTGCGTTTTACAAGTATGTTACCATCTTGTTCATCATGAATGCACTTGCACTGTTTGCTTGTGGCCTTAGTGGAAATGGCACTGCTTTTGGTTTCTG GTTGTACCATGTCACAGTTGTTTGTTACCATGCCTTTTATCTTCCACTTCTGTATATAACATTTCTGGCAGACTTCTTCCAG GAGGAAGATTTGCACTTGGAAAATGTTTATTACTCTGAAATGAAAGATGCTGGTTTCTTTGAAACCGATTGGGAGTGA